In Geobacillus kaustophilus, a genomic segment contains:
- a CDS encoding thiolase family protein, translating into MREVVIVDAVRTAIGKKKGALSSVHPVDLLVPVLRALVDRNGLDAGLVEDVIVGCVTMTGEQGGNIARQAVLAAGFPVGVPAFSLNRMCGSSQQAIHSAAQAILAGDIDIAIAAGVESMTRVPMGSDMGRFSRQLTSRYNIVPQGISAEMIAKKWGLSREELDAFSLQSHEKAAAATDRGMFEREIIPLDVPGEEGTVSFTRDEGIRRDTSLEKLAALTPSFQPKGGVITAGNSSQVSDGAAGVLLMSAEKARQLGLRPRARIVARAVVGEDPILMLTGVIPATRRVLEKTGLRLEQIDVIEINEAFASVVKAWERELEPDMAKVNPRGGAIALGHPLGASGARLMTTLLHELEDMDGKYGLQVMCIGFGMATATIIERL; encoded by the coding sequence ATGAGGGAAGTGGTGATTGTTGACGCCGTGCGCACGGCGATCGGCAAGAAAAAAGGGGCGCTCTCAAGCGTCCATCCGGTCGATTTGCTTGTTCCGGTGCTGCGGGCGCTTGTCGACCGAAATGGGCTGGATGCCGGCCTGGTGGAAGATGTCATCGTCGGCTGTGTGACGATGACCGGAGAGCAAGGGGGCAACATCGCCCGCCAAGCGGTGCTCGCCGCCGGATTTCCGGTCGGAGTGCCGGCGTTTTCCTTAAACCGGATGTGCGGCTCGAGTCAGCAGGCCATCCATAGCGCGGCGCAAGCGATTTTGGCTGGCGACATCGACATCGCCATCGCCGCCGGGGTCGAAAGCATGACGCGCGTTCCGATGGGAAGCGACATGGGGCGGTTCAGCCGCCAGCTGACAAGTCGGTACAACATCGTGCCGCAAGGGATTTCTGCGGAGATGATCGCGAAAAAATGGGGATTGTCGCGGGAAGAGCTTGATGCGTTTTCCTTGCAAAGCCATGAAAAAGCGGCGGCGGCAACCGACCGCGGGATGTTTGAGCGGGAAATCATTCCGCTTGACGTGCCGGGCGAGGAGGGGACGGTGTCCTTCACCCGCGACGAAGGGATTCGGCGCGACACCTCGCTCGAAAAGTTAGCAGCGTTAACGCCATCATTTCAGCCAAAAGGCGGTGTCATCACGGCCGGCAACTCAAGCCAAGTGAGCGACGGAGCGGCGGGCGTGCTGCTCATGTCGGCAGAAAAAGCCCGGCAGCTCGGTTTGCGACCGAGAGCCCGCATCGTCGCCCGCGCGGTCGTCGGCGAAGATCCGATTCTGATGCTCACGGGCGTCATCCCGGCCACGCGCCGCGTGCTCGAAAAAACGGGACTGCGCCTTGAGCAAATCGATGTCATCGAAATCAATGAAGCGTTCGCTTCGGTCGTGAAGGCGTGGGAGCGGGAGCTCGAGCCGGATATGGCAAAAGTCAATCCGCGCGGCGGAGCGATCGCCCTCGGACACCCGCTCGGCGCGAGCGGCGCCCGGCTGATGACAACGCTGCTCCATGAGCTTGAGGACATGGACGGGAAATACGGATTGCAAGTGATGTGCATCGGCTTTGGCATGGCGACAGCCACGATCATCGAGCGGCTGTAA
- a CDS encoding aldehyde dehydrogenase family protein yields MISAQTTEADLWIDGEWRPAASGERFDVIDPATGEVTARVANAGEDDVDAAVAIAEEAFSDRRWLAISPLERGRILRRIAELIRQHHCELAQLMTRENGMPINLALFIEIPLAADCFDFFASLVVKPQGEVLPFSVAGSAPDYMAWTMKEPIGVAGLITPWNFPLLMPTWKIAPALAAGCTMVVKPAPETPLTALKLAEICHEAGVPEGVINVLPGLDEAGKALVRHPRVPKIAFTGETETGRHILQAAAPHIKRVTLELGGKSPNIIFADADLEQAAKSALFGVFYNSGQVCQAGSRILVERPVYETFVELLASKAKKLKVGPGTDARSDLGPVISREQYEKVLRYIDIGKQEGAKLVAGGSALDGLGGGYFIEPTVFADVSPSMRIAREEIFGPVAAVIPFQDEEEAASIANDTIYGLAAAVWTNDIKRALRLARRVKSGTVWINTYQVLSPTAPFGGYKQSGLGRELGMQALEAYLETKTVICDMNDRPMTLF; encoded by the coding sequence ATGATTTCGGCGCAAACGACGGAAGCCGATTTATGGATTGATGGAGAATGGCGGCCGGCTGCCAGCGGCGAACGGTTTGACGTCATCGACCCGGCGACGGGCGAAGTGACGGCCCGCGTCGCCAACGCTGGCGAGGACGATGTTGACGCGGCGGTCGCCATCGCCGAAGAGGCGTTTTCGGATCGGCGCTGGCTGGCCATTTCCCCGCTTGAGCGCGGACGCATCTTGCGCCGCATCGCTGAACTGATCCGCCAGCATCATTGCGAGCTGGCGCAGCTCATGACGCGGGAAAACGGCATGCCGATCAATCTAGCGTTGTTTATTGAAATTCCGCTCGCCGCCGACTGCTTCGACTTTTTCGCCTCGCTTGTCGTCAAGCCGCAAGGGGAGGTGCTGCCGTTTTCCGTCGCCGGCTCGGCGCCGGATTATATGGCGTGGACGATGAAGGAGCCGATCGGGGTGGCTGGGCTCATCACCCCGTGGAACTTTCCGCTTTTGATGCCGACGTGGAAAATCGCCCCAGCGCTGGCGGCGGGCTGTACGATGGTGGTAAAACCGGCGCCGGAAACGCCGCTGACGGCGTTGAAGCTTGCTGAGATTTGCCATGAGGCCGGCGTGCCGGAAGGCGTCATCAACGTCCTGCCTGGACTCGATGAGGCCGGAAAAGCGCTCGTCCGCCATCCGCGCGTGCCGAAAATCGCCTTTACCGGCGAAACGGAAACCGGGCGCCACATCTTGCAGGCGGCCGCTCCCCACATTAAGCGGGTGACGCTTGAGCTCGGCGGCAAGTCGCCGAACATCATCTTTGCCGATGCCGATCTCGAACAGGCGGCAAAAAGCGCGCTGTTTGGCGTGTTCTACAACTCCGGGCAAGTATGCCAGGCCGGGAGCCGCATTTTAGTGGAACGGCCGGTTTACGAAACGTTTGTCGAGCTGTTGGCCAGCAAAGCGAAAAAGCTGAAAGTCGGGCCCGGCACGGATGCGCGCAGCGACCTTGGCCCCGTCATCAGCCGGGAGCAATACGAGAAAGTATTGCGCTACATTGACATCGGCAAGCAGGAAGGGGCGAAGCTCGTTGCGGGAGGGAGCGCTTTAGATGGGCTTGGCGGCGGCTATTTCATTGAACCGACCGTCTTTGCCGATGTATCGCCATCGATGCGCATCGCCCGTGAAGAAATTTTCGGGCCGGTCGCCGCTGTCATTCCGTTTCAAGATGAAGAGGAAGCCGCCTCCATTGCCAACGATACGATTTACGGCTTGGCGGCGGCGGTTTGGACGAATGACATCAAGCGGGCGCTCCGCTTAGCGCGGCGGGTGAAAAGCGGAACCGTGTGGATCAACACGTACCAAGTGCTGTCGCCGACTGCGCCGTTTGGCGGTTATAAGCAGAGCGGCCTCGGCCGCGAGCTCGGGATGCAGGCGCTTGAAGCGTATTTAGAAACGAAAACGGTCATTTGCGATATGAACGACCGGCCGATGACTTTGTTTTAA
- a CDS encoding Zn-dependent alcohol dehydrogenase encodes MAKAAVLHRYGEPLSIEELDLASPKRGEVKVKMKAAGLCHSDWHVVQGQLPLPLPIVLGHEGAGIVEEVGEGVTSVKQGDHVVLNWVPSCGTCSYCRTGRPDLCEEAARLMATGTLPDGTTRFSLHGKPVYQFLTAGAFSEYTIVPEQAAIPIRRDVPFELAALISCSVMTGVGAAIHTAQVRPGSTVAVIGAGGVGFNIIQGAALAGAKQIIAVDIVEEKLAMTKTFGATHTVNAREDDAVSAVLDLTDGIGVDYAFEAIGRPETMADAYNMTRKAGTTVIVGIAAPHEAVEINAFSLPSQSKALTGSWLGQGNPPIDYPKLLDLYAAGKLKLEPLISAVYSLDQINDGFAALKSGQNIRGIIRFEE; translated from the coding sequence ATGGCAAAAGCCGCAGTATTGCACCGCTACGGGGAGCCGCTGTCAATCGAAGAACTGGATTTGGCAAGCCCCAAGCGCGGGGAGGTCAAAGTGAAAATGAAAGCGGCGGGCCTTTGCCATAGCGATTGGCATGTGGTTCAAGGGCAATTGCCGCTCCCGCTTCCCATTGTGCTCGGCCACGAAGGAGCGGGCATTGTCGAGGAAGTCGGGGAAGGGGTGACAAGTGTCAAACAAGGCGACCATGTGGTGCTCAATTGGGTGCCGTCATGCGGGACGTGCAGCTATTGCCGCACCGGGCGGCCCGATCTATGCGAGGAGGCGGCTCGGCTGATGGCGACCGGCACGCTGCCGGATGGGACGACGCGCTTTTCGCTGCATGGAAAACCCGTCTATCAATTTTTAACCGCCGGCGCGTTCAGCGAGTACACCATCGTGCCGGAGCAGGCAGCCATCCCGATTCGCCGTGATGTGCCGTTTGAGTTGGCGGCATTGATCAGCTGCAGCGTCATGACCGGGGTGGGCGCCGCCATTCATACAGCGCAAGTGCGCCCGGGCAGCACAGTCGCTGTGATTGGCGCCGGCGGCGTCGGCTTCAACATCATCCAAGGAGCGGCGCTCGCCGGGGCCAAACAAATTATCGCCGTCGACATTGTCGAGGAAAAATTGGCGATGACGAAAACGTTCGGGGCGACGCACACCGTAAACGCCCGCGAGGACGATGCCGTCAGCGCCGTGCTCGACTTGACCGACGGCATCGGCGTCGACTATGCGTTTGAAGCGATCGGCCGCCCGGAGACGATGGCCGACGCATACAACATGACGCGAAAAGCGGGAACGACGGTCATCGTCGGCATCGCCGCGCCGCATGAAGCGGTGGAGATCAACGCCTTTTCGCTGCCGTCCCAATCCAAAGCGTTGACCGGTTCTTGGCTTGGCCAAGGCAATCCGCCGATTGACTACCCGAAGCTGCTTGATTTGTACGCGGCGGGCAAGCTGAAGCTCGAACCGCTCATCAGCGCCGTCTATTCGCTCGATCAAATCAACGACGGATTCGCCGCCTTAAAGAGCGGGCAAAACATTCGCGGCATCATTCGCTTTGAAGAATGA
- a CDS encoding MogA/MoaB family molybdenum cofactor biosynthesis protein: MSTAVHKQEAPQTVRCKVITVSDTRTEETDQSGRLMIELLTEAGHEVVGYEIVKDEADAIREAVLDGCRRLDVDAVLTNGGTGIAKRDVTIETVGALLEKELVGFGELFRFLSYTEDIGPAAMLSRAVAGVAMDTAIFCTPGSTGAVRLAMTKLILPELGHVVREVRKDGKK; this comes from the coding sequence ATGAGCACAGCTGTCCATAAACAAGAAGCTCCCCAAACCGTCCGCTGCAAAGTCATCACCGTCAGCGACACGAGAACGGAGGAAACCGACCAAAGCGGCCGGCTGATGATCGAGCTACTCACGGAAGCCGGGCATGAGGTCGTCGGCTATGAGATCGTGAAAGACGAAGCGGACGCCATTCGCGAGGCAGTGCTTGACGGCTGCCGCCGCCTTGATGTTGATGCGGTGCTCACGAACGGCGGCACCGGCATCGCCAAGCGCGACGTGACGATCGAAACGGTAGGTGCGTTGCTTGAGAAAGAACTTGTCGGCTTTGGCGAGCTGTTCCGCTTCCTAAGCTACACCGAAGACATCGGCCCGGCCGCCATGCTGTCGCGCGCTGTCGCCGGCGTGGCGATGGATACCGCCATCTTTTGCACCCCCGGCTCCACCGGCGCCGTGCGGCTGGCGATGACGAAGCTCATTTTGCCGGAATTGGGGCATGTGGTGAGGGAAGTGCGGAAAGATGGGAAGAAGTAG
- a CDS encoding SDR family NAD(P)-dependent oxidoreductase, which translates to MSSWAELLKGKVAVVTGASRGLGRADALALAEAGADVVITDILLESDEESKQTAQKYGPLSQVMQSTKVVYAEKTAEDIRAMGRRALALKMDVTDREQVKEVFARVKEEFGSIDILVNNAGTLDHVSQIEKQNDEFWERDLRVNLTGTYNCTKAVWPYMKEQRWGRIINMSSVAGTLGGFGQASYSATKGAVLSFTKSMALEGARYGITVNAIVPGIINTEAFRMGNPKMNERMIQRTAFRRPGEPEDVANAIVFLCSDKAKYITGIGLNVSGGIELFTF; encoded by the coding sequence ATGTCGTCATGGGCGGAACTGCTGAAAGGAAAAGTGGCGGTCGTCACCGGCGCCTCACGCGGCCTCGGGCGCGCGGATGCCTTGGCGCTTGCCGAAGCGGGAGCGGATGTCGTCATTACCGATATTTTGCTCGAATCGGATGAAGAAAGCAAACAGACGGCGCAAAAATATGGGCCGCTCTCACAAGTGATGCAGAGTACAAAAGTGGTGTACGCCGAAAAGACAGCGGAAGACATTCGCGCCATGGGGCGGCGGGCGCTGGCTCTCAAAATGGACGTCACCGACCGCGAGCAAGTGAAAGAAGTGTTTGCCCGCGTCAAGGAAGAGTTTGGTTCCATTGACATTCTCGTCAACAACGCCGGCACGCTCGACCACGTTTCGCAAATCGAAAAGCAAAACGATGAGTTTTGGGAGCGCGATTTGCGGGTGAACCTGACCGGCACGTACAACTGTACAAAAGCGGTATGGCCGTATATGAAAGAACAAAGATGGGGGCGGATCATCAACATGTCGTCCGTCGCCGGGACGCTTGGCGGCTTTGGCCAGGCGAGCTATTCGGCCACGAAAGGAGCGGTGTTGAGCTTTACGAAAAGCATGGCGCTTGAGGGGGCGCGCTACGGCATCACCGTCAACGCCATCGTGCCGGGCATCATCAATACAGAAGCGTTCCGCATGGGCAATCCGAAAATGAACGAGCGGATGATCCAGCGCACGGCGTTCCGCCGCCCGGGCGAACCGGAAGACGTCGCCAACGCCATCGTGTTCCTTTGCTCGGATAAAGCGAAATACATTACTGGGATCGGGTTGAACGTATCAGGCGGCATTGAATTGTTTACGTTTTGA
- a CDS encoding R2-like ligand-binding oxidase, which translates to MVHHDGFQTVKGTIDWEHPMYKLYEKAKRNGKWNPADIDFSQDKEDFARLTSEEKIAALPLVAGFSAGEEAVTLDILPMTNALARQGRLEDVMFLTTFMHDEAKHVEMFSRWQQEVGIGAMDLSVFHNDHYKRIFYEALPEAMNRLYTDDSPEAVIRAATVYNMIVEGTLAESGYYTFRQIYKKAGLFPGLLQGIDYLNMDEGRHIQFGIYTIQRLVNENERYYELFIRYMDELWPHVVGYVAYLTELGKRQQQLARTYALEIDYDMLNNYVVKQFNIRKKQISRAKRYDSVEELEKTLSEAER; encoded by the coding sequence ATGGTCCATCACGATGGATTTCAAACGGTGAAAGGAACGATCGATTGGGAGCATCCGATGTACAAATTGTATGAAAAAGCGAAGCGGAACGGGAAATGGAACCCGGCGGACATCGATTTCAGCCAAGACAAAGAAGATTTCGCGCGTTTGACAAGCGAAGAAAAGATCGCGGCGCTGCCGCTCGTTGCCGGCTTTTCCGCCGGCGAGGAGGCCGTGACGCTCGATATTTTGCCGATGACGAACGCCCTCGCGCGCCAAGGGCGGCTCGAAGATGTGATGTTTTTGACGACGTTTATGCATGATGAGGCGAAACATGTCGAGATGTTTTCCCGCTGGCAGCAGGAAGTCGGCATCGGGGCCATGGACTTGTCCGTCTTCCATAACGACCATTATAAACGCATTTTTTACGAAGCGCTGCCGGAGGCGATGAACCGGCTGTACACCGACGACTCGCCGGAAGCGGTCATCCGCGCCGCCACCGTCTACAACATGATCGTCGAAGGGACGCTCGCCGAATCGGGCTATTACACGTTCCGGCAAATTTACAAAAAAGCCGGGCTGTTCCCAGGGTTGCTCCAAGGGATCGATTACTTGAACATGGACGAAGGCCGGCACATTCAGTTCGGCATTTATACGATCCAACGGCTCGTCAATGAAAACGAACGATATTATGAGTTGTTCATCCGCTATATGGACGAATTATGGCCGCATGTCGTCGGCTACGTCGCCTATTTGACCGAGCTCGGAAAGCGCCAGCAGCAGCTCGCCCGCACATATGCGCTCGAGATCGACTACGACATGCTGAACAACTATGTCGTCAAACAGTTCAACATTCGCAAAAAACAAATCAGCCGAGCGAAACGGTATGACAGCGTCGAGGAGCTCGAAAAAACGTTGAGTGAGGCGGAACGCTGA
- a CDS encoding ABC1 kinase family protein gives MHASLETAKPKPARDFAAIGAAIEEELAAITAGKRRRKIIAVLVKNGLGMVLGDAIARKLRGNEGDKQYLHHIGRRLRLAFEELGPTFIKLGQVLVTRQDLLPEPITLELEKLLDRVPPIEFAKIEYILERELPDGLETFEWIEEEPLGSASLAQVYKAKLKDGPVVAVKVVRPTVEKLFQTDIAIIKKMAARLQKRLPPELQAALDLGGLVQDYYSSAMDELDMTEEARKMQEMKQKYERRAEHVTVPHVYEATKSVLIMEYIDGWLIKDFPVDFLTFEERINIMIDLVHHYVQTMLDGHYHADAHGSNIMIDKRTKKAVIIDWGMTGRMDSVMAQILMRVILHIQLNQAEDAAEVFMELMSPTIYTDVVKLKDELRTLTLNYVSAHQGSSRYNYGRLVLEATAIGLRNYCKVPNGLALWAKGFSATEGTARWICPEISYGEVVEAYEIPILKSILGKRFNFRANASLVAETAEMIATFPRRFNKVLETMAENKWRMTVQVQTDPVTRNTLNQIANRLALSLIAFAIIMATGFIVASIPGGTFLGMEKTTIANIGLAVSVILVVFLGWRLFRTRKQRPRF, from the coding sequence TTGCACGCATCACTCGAAACGGCCAAGCCAAAACCAGCGCGCGACTTTGCGGCCATTGGCGCTGCCATTGAAGAGGAGCTGGCTGCCATTACGGCGGGAAAACGGCGGCGGAAAATCATCGCTGTGCTTGTCAAAAACGGGCTTGGCATGGTGCTGGGCGACGCCATTGCCCGCAAGCTGCGAGGGAACGAGGGAGACAAACAATATTTGCACCATATCGGCCGGAGGCTGCGCCTAGCGTTTGAGGAGCTCGGCCCGACGTTCATCAAGCTCGGGCAGGTGCTTGTCACAAGGCAAGACTTATTGCCAGAGCCGATTACGCTTGAGCTGGAGAAATTGCTTGACCGGGTGCCGCCCATTGAGTTTGCCAAAATCGAATACATTTTGGAGCGGGAGCTGCCTGACGGCTTGGAGACGTTTGAATGGATTGAGGAGGAGCCGCTCGGCTCGGCGTCGCTCGCTCAAGTGTACAAAGCGAAACTTAAAGACGGGCCGGTTGTCGCGGTCAAAGTCGTGCGCCCGACGGTCGAAAAACTGTTTCAAACCGATATCGCCATCATTAAAAAAATGGCCGCCCGCCTGCAAAAGCGGCTGCCGCCTGAACTGCAGGCCGCCCTTGACCTCGGGGGGCTCGTGCAAGATTATTACAGCAGCGCCATGGATGAGCTGGACATGACGGAAGAAGCAAGAAAAATGCAAGAAATGAAGCAAAAGTACGAAAGGAGGGCTGAACATGTCACGGTTCCGCACGTGTATGAAGCGACGAAAAGCGTCTTGATCATGGAATACATTGACGGCTGGCTCATTAAAGACTTCCCTGTCGATTTTCTCACCTTCGAAGAGCGGATCAACATCATGATCGATCTTGTCCATCATTACGTGCAAACGATGCTCGACGGCCATTATCATGCGGATGCCCACGGTTCCAACATTATGATCGACAAGCGGACGAAAAAGGCGGTCATCATCGACTGGGGGATGACCGGGCGGATGGACAGCGTGATGGCGCAAATTTTGATGCGTGTCATTTTGCACATCCAGCTCAACCAGGCGGAAGACGCCGCCGAAGTGTTTATGGAACTGATGTCGCCCACCATTTACACCGATGTTGTCAAATTGAAAGATGAACTGCGGACGTTGACGTTAAACTATGTGTCCGCCCATCAAGGGAGCAGCCGCTACAACTACGGCCGCCTCGTCCTTGAAGCGACGGCGATCGGGCTCCGCAACTACTGCAAAGTCCCGAACGGCTTGGCGCTTTGGGCGAAAGGATTTTCCGCCACCGAAGGGACGGCGCGCTGGATTTGCCCGGAAATTTCGTACGGCGAAGTCGTGGAGGCGTATGAAATTCCAATTTTAAAAAGCATCCTCGGAAAGCGCTTTAATTTTCGCGCCAACGCGAGTCTTGTCGCTGAAACGGCGGAAATGATCGCCACCTTCCCGCGCCGGTTCAACAAAGTGTTGGAGACGATGGCCGAAAACAAATGGCGCATGACCGTGCAAGTCCAAACCGACCCGGTGACGCGCAATACGCTCAACCAAATCGCCAACCGTTTGGCGCTTTCCCTCATCGCGTTTGCCATCATTATGGCCACCGGGTTTATTGTCGCCAGCATCCCGGGCGGAACGTTTCTCGGCATGGAGAAAACGACGATCGCCAACATCGGGTTGGCCGTTTCTGTCATCTTGGTCGTTTTCCTTGGCTGGCGGCTGTTCCGGACGCGCAAACAGCGGCCGCGATTTTAA
- a CDS encoding response regulator transcription factor, giving the protein MHRTLSEKLQAILQDGMAVIGRHRESIAARWNEKLGELKKKQHIAAHSLEAAIELLSKHMTEANGEAREWLKTIGEAWRSHSCFSPSNKMTFVFTMLENAVHEVVQAIPGSTFHDHQAVQYLFSKMYEAVFSPTVDNQPDIGRFLEQLAVSRQMPIHWIAELDKADGRFYVKKLYGEAEWLPTDVHMMGADTIFSLGEQLLAYMPKARGKKRVIPLPWEESVFLFCTDEADHQVLPFLLHSFELFHAGGMALEQTKQDQLWKDAVILFDRLIMRAKSLQQAVEYISSGFVSYLPFERCALFAYSSVNESGFGLYGYKLDIDQIKSIREDINALPLIKQYVQQLQLLGNHMANVPPIYLSDAAEGLPAKYVEQFQLESIVIAPIYAPSENRLIGAAILDQGPGQPFTLSSDIFTAVMKFGQSAGEVLAKFNGGRPELVPSVPHLSPREIEVLKLVAEGASTYEAAKRLHLSEYTVRDYVSAILQKMNAKNRTEAIVKAIRDGII; this is encoded by the coding sequence GTGCATCGTACGCTAAGTGAAAAGCTACAGGCCATTTTGCAAGATGGGATGGCGGTCATCGGACGGCACCGCGAATCGATCGCAGCCCGCTGGAATGAAAAATTAGGCGAATTGAAGAAAAAGCAGCATATCGCGGCCCATTCACTTGAAGCGGCCATTGAACTGCTTTCCAAACACATGACGGAAGCGAATGGCGAGGCGCGCGAATGGCTGAAAACGATCGGTGAAGCATGGCGCAGCCATTCATGTTTTTCGCCGTCCAACAAAATGACGTTTGTCTTTACGATGCTCGAAAATGCGGTGCACGAAGTCGTTCAAGCCATCCCCGGCAGCACATTTCATGACCATCAAGCCGTTCAATATTTGTTTTCCAAAATGTATGAGGCCGTTTTTTCCCCAACGGTCGACAACCAGCCGGACATCGGTCGGTTTTTGGAACAGCTTGCCGTCTCGAGACAAATGCCCATCCATTGGATCGCCGAACTGGACAAGGCGGACGGCCGCTTTTACGTCAAAAAACTATACGGAGAAGCAGAGTGGCTGCCGACAGACGTCCACATGATGGGGGCTGACACCATTTTTTCCTTGGGTGAACAGCTGCTTGCCTATATGCCAAAGGCGAGGGGAAAGAAACGCGTCATTCCGCTTCCATGGGAAGAAAGCGTTTTCCTATTTTGCACAGATGAAGCGGATCACCAAGTTCTTCCGTTTCTCCTTCATTCGTTCGAATTGTTTCACGCCGGGGGAATGGCGCTTGAGCAAACGAAACAAGACCAGCTTTGGAAAGATGCCGTCATTTTATTTGACCGGTTGATCATGCGTGCGAAATCATTGCAGCAGGCGGTGGAATACATTTCCTCCGGTTTTGTCTCCTATTTGCCGTTTGAACGATGCGCACTGTTCGCCTACTCGAGTGTCAATGAAAGCGGATTCGGACTTTACGGATACAAACTGGACATCGATCAAATCAAAAGCATTCGCGAGGACATTAATGCCTTGCCGCTCATTAAACAGTACGTGCAGCAGCTGCAATTGCTTGGCAATCATATGGCGAACGTTCCGCCCATTTACTTGTCTGATGCAGCGGAAGGGTTGCCGGCGAAATATGTGGAACAATTCCAGCTCGAATCGATCGTCATCGCTCCGATTTACGCTCCATCGGAAAACCGGCTCATCGGTGCAGCCATTTTGGATCAAGGCCCCGGGCAACCTTTCACGTTATCGAGCGACATTTTCACCGCGGTCATGAAATTCGGCCAAAGCGCCGGCGAAGTGCTGGCGAAATTCAACGGAGGCCGTCCGGAGCTCGTTCCATCAGTGCCGCACTTGTCGCCGCGGGAAATCGAGGTGCTGAAGCTCGTCGCCGAAGGGGCGTCCACGTATGAAGCAGCGAAGCGGCTCCATTTGAGCGAGTATACGGTGCGCGACTATGTATCGGCCATTTTGCAAAAAATGAACGCCAAAAATCGGACGGAAGCCATTGTGAAAGCGATCCGCGACGGCATTATTTGA